A stretch of the Gossypium hirsutum isolate 1008001.06 chromosome D07, Gossypium_hirsutum_v2.1, whole genome shotgun sequence genome encodes the following:
- the LOC107954177 gene encoding probable transcription factor At2g01370: protein MSTTPPSTAPNGRSRVFSESDEIQILKCLIRATKSIPPPITTVGTSTINRIIKRLDHRFTVSQITDKIRRLRDKHHNHARNRALVRNHHDRRIFKLSKRIWGKKATPRKKNSKSEDQGAIEMGGDGVEKLDKFPYLVAEFSKVLPENEVWKQKMKRVEEEKLRKMDQEWVMLKVEEAKLVAKKAELIQQQIMEVMGGNGSANGV, encoded by the coding sequence ATGTCAACTACCCCTCCTTCCACCGCTCCAAACGGCCGATCCAGGGTTTTCAGCGAATCAGACGAAATCCAGATCCTCAAATGTTTAATCAGAGCCACCAAATCCATTCCTCCGCCCATCACCACCGTGGGTACCTCTACCATCAACCGCATCATCAAGCGTCTCGACCACAGGTTCACCGTCTCCCAGATCACCGACAAGATCCGCAGGCTCAGAGACAAGCACCACAACCATGCAAGGAACAGAGCCCTGGTAAGGAACCATCACGACCGGCGAATATTCAAGCTTTCCAAAAGAATTTGGGGCAAGAAAGCAACACCCAGAAAGAAGAATAGCAAGTCAGAAGATCAAGGGGCTATTGAAATGGGAGGTGATGGGGTCGAGAAATTGGACAAGTTTCCATACCTGGTGGCTGAGTTTTCCAAGGTTTTGCCCGAAAATGAAGTGTGGAAACAGAAGATGAAGAGAGTGGAAGAGGAGAAGTTGAGGAAGATGGATCAAGAATGGGTGATGTTGAAGGTTGAAGAAGCTAAATTGGTGGCTAAGAAGGCTGAGTTAATACAGCAGCAGATTATGGAGGTAATGGGGGGAAATGGGTCCGCAAATGGGGTTTAA